The following coding sequences are from one Candidatus Acidiferrales bacterium window:
- the hisS gene encoding histidine--tRNA ligase → MSEASRTETERRKFRAIKGTRDILPPDTALWNWFEKTARSVMESYNYAEIRTPIFEETELFARSIGAETDVVNKEMYIFPVPMDFALGMNKHNNAAENVQSLSPSERALEQFQYSFALRPEATASVCRAYIEHGMQTLPGNQKLYYVGPMFRRERPQKGRYRQFYQIGAEVLGTSDAPAIDAELIQMLTDLLERCQIEKYTLLINSIGCPDTPERKGCRPKYVELLRAELREPKIFSKLGADSQRRVETNPLRVMDSKLSEEQPIIEKLPKISEHLCADCRAHYEKLKHELTLREVDFTEAPRLVRGLDYYMRTTFEITSPILGAQNALCGGGRYDGLVEMLGGPKGIKGIGFALGEDRFIEAIVDAKKIHATRPLDIFIAWMGDKAYPTAVRLAHVLRGEKHTVELPPEEMKFRKALERADKLGARFVLILGEDEIKSDTVTIKQLSDGKQEKISEDALVDYFRPK, encoded by the coding sequence GTGAGCGAAGCGTCAAGAACCGAAACAGAGCGTCGTAAATTCCGCGCCATCAAAGGCACGCGCGATATTTTGCCTCCTGACACCGCGCTGTGGAATTGGTTCGAGAAAACTGCGCGCAGCGTGATGGAGTCGTATAACTACGCCGAGATTCGCACGCCGATTTTCGAGGAGACGGAACTGTTTGCACGCTCGATTGGCGCGGAAACGGATGTGGTCAATAAGGAAATGTATATATTCCCTGTGCCGATGGATTTCGCGCTTGGGATGAACAAACATAATAACGCAGCGGAAAACGTTCAGAGTCTTTCTCCTTCGGAGCGAGCTCTGGAACAGTTCCAATATTCATTCGCTTTGCGGCCGGAGGCGACGGCGTCGGTGTGCCGGGCGTATATCGAGCATGGGATGCAGACACTGCCAGGCAACCAGAAGCTTTACTACGTGGGGCCGATGTTTCGACGGGAAAGGCCGCAGAAGGGGCGTTACCGGCAGTTCTATCAGATTGGCGCGGAAGTGCTGGGCACGTCGGACGCGCCGGCGATTGACGCGGAGTTGATCCAGATGCTGACGGATCTGCTCGAGCGTTGCCAGATCGAGAAGTACACGCTGCTGATTAATTCGATTGGATGCCCCGATACACCAGAACGAAAGGGCTGTCGGCCAAAATATGTGGAGCTGCTGCGCGCGGAATTGCGCGAGCCGAAAATTTTTAGCAAGCTTGGTGCGGACAGCCAGAGGCGCGTCGAGACGAATCCGCTGCGCGTGATGGATTCGAAGCTGTCCGAAGAGCAGCCCATCATTGAAAAGTTGCCGAAAATCTCCGAGCATCTTTGCGCCGACTGCCGCGCGCATTACGAAAAACTGAAGCACGAGCTCACGCTGCGCGAGGTAGATTTCACGGAAGCGCCGCGCCTCGTGCGCGGCCTCGACTATTACATGCGCACGACGTTTGAAATCACGAGCCCGATTCTCGGCGCGCAAAATGCGCTCTGCGGCGGCGGCCGCTACGACGGGCTGGTGGAAATGCTCGGTGGGCCGAAAGGAATCAAGGGCATCGGCTTCGCGCTCGGCGAAGATCGCTTTATCGAGGCGATTGTTGACGCCAAGAAAATTCACGCCACGCGGCCTTTGGATATTTTCATCGCGTGGATGGGGGACAAAGCCTATCCGACGGCAGTACGGCTCGCGCATGTGCTGCGCGGCGAAAAGCACACCGTGGAACTGCCGCCCGAAGAAATGAAATTCCGCAAGGCGCTCGAACGCGCGGATAAACTCGGCGCGCGCTTCGTCCTGATTTTGGGCGAAGACGAAATCAAGTCGGATACAGTTACCATCAAGCAGCTTTCCGACGGCAAGCAGGAGAAAATCTCGGAGGACGCGCTTGTGGATTATTTCCGGCCGAAGTGA
- a CDS encoding gamma carbonic anhydrase family protein, translated as MIRRYRGRTPQIAASAYIDESAVVIGDVQIGEHSSVWPGVVIRGDVHYIRIGARTNIQDGSVLHVMRDQHPLVLGDNVTVGHGVLLHGCTIESRCLIGMGSIILNGAKIGAGSMIAAGTLVTEGAVVPPGSLYMGHPGKLRRALTAEDQASIDNYAQRYVEYKETYRAEAKK; from the coding sequence TTGATACGCCGCTATCGCGGACGCACGCCGCAGATCGCCGCCTCTGCGTATATTGATGAATCCGCCGTAGTTATCGGCGACGTGCAGATCGGCGAACATTCCAGCGTGTGGCCCGGCGTGGTGATTCGCGGCGACGTGCACTACATCCGCATCGGCGCGCGCACGAATATTCAGGACGGCTCGGTGCTGCACGTGATGCGCGACCAGCATCCGCTCGTTTTGGGCGACAATGTCACGGTCGGCCACGGCGTTTTGTTGCACGGCTGCACGATTGAGTCGCGCTGCCTGATCGGCATGGGCTCGATCATTTTAAACGGCGCAAAAATCGGCGCAGGCTCGATGATCGCTGCCGGGACGCTTGTCACCGAAGGCGCAGTCGTGCCGCCGGGGAGCCTCTACATGGGCCATCCGGGGAAGTTGCGGCGCGCGCTGACCGCGGAGGATCAGGCGTCCATCGATAATTACGCGCAGCGGTACGTCGAGTATAAAGAAACGTATCGCGCTGAGGCAAAGAAGTGA
- a CDS encoding Mrp/NBP35 family ATP-binding protein, with translation MAGNPLTEGVVYDALRTAEDPEHHRGILSLNLVRSLVVREGDISLVVSMLRTEPAYRDALERNIRAAIGRLQGVRSFDLKFDAAGPGARRMPEKEPIRGVKNLIAVASGKGGVGKTTVAVNLAIALQRLGSKVGLLDADVYGPNVPVMLGTTEQPHAPAENIIIPVEAYGVKMISMGLLNPGDRPLIWRGPMLHGVMQQFLRSVQWGELDYLIVDLPPGTGDVQLSLVQSVVLSGAVLVTTPSIVALADVRKAIEMFRQVSVEILGVVENMSYFSCPHCSERIDVFGHGEGERLAKMFGVPFLGEIEIDPQIRIGGDTGKPVAAEGPDSPGAKSVYAVARNVAARVDGISRAASAPVVQIL, from the coding sequence ATGGCTGGGAATCCGTTGACGGAAGGCGTGGTTTACGACGCGCTGCGAACGGCCGAAGACCCGGAACATCATCGCGGCATACTTTCGCTGAACCTTGTGCGCAGCCTCGTTGTGCGCGAAGGCGATATTTCGCTCGTTGTCTCCATGCTGCGCACCGAACCTGCGTATCGCGACGCGCTCGAACGCAATATTCGCGCAGCGATTGGCCGTCTGCAGGGCGTGCGCTCGTTTGATTTGAAATTCGATGCCGCTGGCCCGGGCGCGCGCCGCATGCCGGAAAAAGAGCCGATCCGCGGCGTGAAAAATCTGATCGCCGTGGCGAGCGGCAAAGGCGGCGTAGGCAAGACGACCGTCGCGGTGAATCTCGCCATCGCGCTGCAAAGGCTGGGTTCGAAGGTCGGCCTGCTCGACGCCGACGTATATGGCCCGAACGTTCCCGTGATGCTCGGGACGACCGAACAGCCGCACGCTCCCGCGGAAAACATCATCATTCCCGTCGAAGCCTATGGCGTGAAAATGATTTCCATGGGCCTGCTCAATCCCGGCGACCGCCCGCTGATTTGGCGCGGCCCGATGCTGCACGGCGTGATGCAACAATTCCTGCGCAGCGTGCAGTGGGGCGAGCTGGATTATCTGATTGTCGATTTGCCGCCGGGTACGGGCGACGTGCAGCTTTCGCTCGTACAGTCAGTGGTGCTTTCCGGCGCCGTGCTCGTCACCACGCCGTCCATCGTTGCGCTCGCCGACGTGCGCAAAGCCATCGAAATGTTCCGCCAGGTGAGTGTCGAAATTCTCGGCGTCGTCGAAAACATGAGCTATTTTTCCTGCCCGCATTGCAGCGAGCGCATCGACGTCTTCGGCCATGGCGAAGGCGAGCGCTTGGCGAAAATGTTCGGCGTGCCATTTCTCGGCGAGATTGAAATCGATCCGCAGATTCGCATCGGCGGCGACACAGGCAAGCCCGTCGCGGCCGAGGGACCGGATTCGCCCGGAGCGAAAAGCGTCTACGCGGTGGCGCGCAATGTCGCCGCGCGCGTCGACGGAATCAGTCGCGCCGCCAGCGCGCCCGTCGTGCAAATCCTCTGA
- the secA gene encoding preprotein translocase subunit SecA, which produces MDADRFVENIIAFFVGTKHERDIEKIQPLVAAINALEPEMEKLADEDFRAKTAELKLKVTSKLEGVEVRDVEYRAKAQAALAEVLVPAFALAREAGRRKLGMRHFDVQLIGGMVLNEGKIAEMKTGEGKTLVATLPAYLNALTGRGVHIVTVNDYLARRDAEWMSPIYRTLGLTVGVIVHDLDDVQRRAAYAADITYGTNNEFGFDYLRDNMKYDLADCVQRGHNFAIVDEVDSILIDEARTPLIISGPAEESTDKYYKIDKIIPKLIKDIDYTLDEKHKTATLTEEGVAKCERLLALPNMYDPQNLETIHHVYQGLRAHSLFTRDVDYVVKEGEVVIVDEFTGRQMPGRRWSDGLHQAIEAKEGVKIERENQTLATVTFQNYFRMYKKLSGMTGTAETEAKEFGKIYGLDVVVIPTNRELIRIENPDVVYRTEAEKLHAIVNGIIQEDGTFAAGVKQLHESGQPVLIGSISIEKSEKIAEELRQAGIPHQVLNAKQHEREGRIVSQAGRKGAVTVSTNMAGRGTDILLGGNPDAMTREYCLKNKLAIPYAPAGSVIGNGNGNDEHPTAETALSETSQEAAASGNGAGNVPMVLFQQEGKIFQVPVEQWKPIYDQYAGQCKAEHDDVVALGGLHILGTERHEARRIDNQLRGRAGRQGDPGSSRFFLSLEDDLLRIFGGERVQKFMYMLGMKEGIPIESRLISKRIENAQKAVEAQNFEARKHLLEYDDVMNKQRETIYSIRRAVLEGKDQKQDILALTESLMTDLVDTYCPREQHPDQWNLTQLSGEILKQFGLDMKAQGVDPMAMNHDQLLDALVEKAKLRYEEKEKQFGPQMIRWLERHITLDIVDAQWKDHLLTLDHLKEGIGLRGYGQVDPLVEFKKEGFTLFEAMMDRIDTEVVRFLYLMQPARPEEEAKQIERRQRRAQQELQLQTGSEKAEAPKQVRTGAKIGRNDPCPCGSGKKYKKCCGRNS; this is translated from the coding sequence ATGGATGCCGATCGGTTTGTAGAAAATATAATTGCGTTCTTCGTCGGGACGAAGCACGAGCGCGACATCGAGAAGATTCAGCCGCTCGTTGCCGCTATCAACGCGCTCGAACCCGAAATGGAGAAGCTCGCCGACGAGGATTTCCGCGCGAAGACTGCCGAGCTGAAACTGAAGGTTACTTCGAAGCTGGAAGGCGTCGAGGTTCGCGATGTGGAATATCGCGCCAAGGCGCAGGCAGCTCTGGCCGAAGTTCTTGTTCCCGCCTTTGCTCTGGCGCGCGAAGCCGGACGCCGCAAGCTCGGCATGCGGCACTTTGACGTGCAGCTGATCGGCGGCATGGTCCTCAACGAAGGCAAAATCGCGGAGATGAAAACCGGCGAAGGCAAGACGCTGGTCGCGACTCTGCCGGCATATCTGAACGCGCTGACCGGCCGCGGCGTGCATATCGTCACCGTGAACGATTATCTGGCCCGACGCGACGCGGAATGGATGAGCCCGATTTACAGGACACTCGGCCTCACAGTCGGCGTGATCGTCCACGATCTCGACGATGTCCAGCGCCGCGCTGCATACGCAGCGGACATCACCTACGGCACGAACAACGAATTCGGCTTCGATTACCTGCGCGACAACATGAAGTACGATTTGGCCGATTGCGTCCAGCGTGGCCACAATTTCGCCATCGTCGACGAAGTGGACTCCATCCTGATCGACGAAGCGCGCACACCGCTGATCATTTCCGGCCCCGCCGAAGAATCGACCGACAAGTATTACAAGATAGACAAAATCATTCCCAAACTCATCAAGGACATTGACTACACGCTCGACGAAAAGCACAAGACCGCGACGCTGACCGAAGAAGGGGTGGCCAAGTGCGAACGGCTGCTGGCTCTGCCGAATATGTACGATCCGCAGAACCTCGAGACCATTCATCACGTGTATCAAGGGCTGCGCGCGCACTCGCTTTTCACGCGCGACGTGGATTACGTGGTGAAGGAAGGCGAAGTCGTCATCGTCGATGAATTCACCGGGCGGCAGATGCCTGGCCGCCGCTGGTCCGACGGCTTGCACCAGGCCATCGAAGCGAAGGAAGGTGTGAAAATCGAGCGCGAAAATCAGACGCTCGCCACTGTCACGTTCCAGAATTATTTTCGCATGTACAAAAAGCTTTCCGGCATGACCGGAACCGCGGAGACGGAAGCAAAAGAGTTCGGCAAGATTTACGGTCTCGACGTCGTCGTTATCCCTACGAACCGCGAGCTGATTCGCATCGAAAATCCCGACGTCGTGTACCGCACGGAAGCGGAAAAACTCCACGCTATCGTGAATGGCATCATTCAGGAAGACGGCACATTCGCCGCCGGCGTGAAGCAATTGCACGAAAGCGGCCAGCCGGTGCTGATCGGCAGCATCTCCATCGAAAAATCCGAGAAGATTGCAGAAGAGCTGCGGCAAGCAGGCATTCCGCATCAAGTCCTGAACGCCAAGCAGCACGAGCGCGAAGGAAGAATCGTCTCGCAAGCCGGACGCAAAGGCGCAGTGACCGTTTCCACGAACATGGCCGGCCGCGGAACCGACATCCTGCTTGGCGGTAATCCCGACGCCATGACGCGCGAGTACTGCCTGAAAAACAAGCTCGCGATCCCCTACGCTCCCGCAGGGTCCGTGATTGGAAATGGAAATGGCAACGACGAGCATCCCACAGCGGAAACTGCTCTGAGCGAAACATCGCAAGAAGCCGCCGCGAGCGGAAACGGCGCGGGGAATGTACCCATGGTTCTTTTCCAGCAGGAAGGCAAAATTTTCCAGGTTCCAGTCGAACAATGGAAGCCGATTTATGACCAGTACGCCGGCCAGTGCAAAGCGGAGCACGACGACGTTGTCGCTCTGGGCGGTCTGCACATTCTCGGGACGGAGCGCCACGAGGCGCGGCGCATTGACAACCAGTTGCGTGGCCGCGCGGGACGACAGGGCGACCCCGGCTCATCGCGGTTTTTCCTTTCGCTGGAAGACGATCTGCTGCGTATTTTCGGCGGCGAGCGCGTCCAGAAGTTCATGTACATGCTCGGAATGAAAGAAGGCATTCCCATCGAGTCGCGTCTGATCTCGAAGCGCATCGAAAACGCACAAAAAGCCGTCGAAGCACAGAACTTCGAGGCGCGCAAACACCTGCTCGAATACGACGACGTGATGAACAAGCAGCGCGAGACGATTTACTCCATTCGCCGCGCGGTGCTGGAAGGCAAGGACCAAAAACAAGACATTCTTGCGCTGACCGAATCCTTGATGACAGATTTGGTAGACACCTATTGCCCGCGCGAGCAGCACCCCGATCAGTGGAATCTGACTCAGCTCTCCGGCGAGATTCTCAAGCAATTCGGCCTCGATATGAAGGCGCAGGGCGTTGATCCGATGGCCATGAATCACGACCAGCTCCTCGACGCGCTGGTCGAAAAAGCCAAATTGCGCTACGAGGAAAAAGAGAAACAATTCGGCCCGCAGATGATTCGCTGGCTCGAGCGCCATATCACGCTCGATATCGTTGACGCGCAATGGAAAGACCACTTGCTCACTCTCGACCACTTGAAGGAAGGCATCGGCCTGCGCGGCTATGGCCAGGTGGACCCGCTCGTCGAATTCAAAAAAGAAGGCTTCACGCTTTTCGAAGCCATGATGGACCGCATCGATACGGAAGTCGTGCGCTTCCTCTACTTGATGCAGCCCGCGCGGCCAGAAGAAGAGGCCAAACAAATCGAGCGCCGGCAGCGGCGCGCGCAGCAGGAATTGCAGCTTCAAACCGGCTCAGAAAAAGCCGAAGCGCCCAAGCAAGTCCGCACCGGCGCGAAAATTGGCCGCAATGATCCCTGTCCCTGCGGCTCCGGCAAGAAATACAAGAAGTGCTGCGGCCGCAATTCGTAG
- a CDS encoding VWA domain-containing protein, which produces MCVSGSTTFVIYCAEGDPMHALGRGLRFHVTAVGWGFLALISSAQTLSPGEVSIRSWPYSPPLPQLRVRTNEVQAGVVVRDSKGQVVSGLTQRDFAIYDDGKQQFLSSFSVEHRQVFDASGAVAPPASAQPNAQPSAPARPRYVALYFDDLNTEFGEMRHVQLAAENFLRTGIGPDDKIALFTSSGLQTVSFTPNAPEIISAVEELKFHGRAIKSSGCPRITPYDAYVISTEPNPPITDLGNIVGSPTYQAVLGEAIKCNCVDTGNFGDGGTCATNQRQVIVVESQQIWDSVRQMSQDTLNSLQAAVDCLADRPGERILVLASSGFLAGTLEDKVDSILNDALHADIVINSLDAKGLLTYTETEDRNDGAYQAVYRAQSFGQSMMTLTAAMVDFAVGTGGRFFHNRNDLAAGYYALAAAPETEYLLGFVPGKEEFNAKFHKLKVTVSAPGKFTVQARPGYFAPSKEAQEQASQPTAEEQIDAEVRSSQQHSDFPITVSEKPSTANGARKLNVQTHVDIQKLPFELQNNRHVDMLTFVAALFDAQGKMIAGKEAQMELALKPETFERFAKSGIDGGMSLEAPPGAYRLPVVVEEALRGEMSAMSRNVQIQ; this is translated from the coding sequence ATGTGTGTTTCAGGCAGCACAACGTTCGTGATTTATTGCGCAGAGGGAGACCCGATGCACGCGCTGGGTAGAGGTTTGAGATTTCATGTGACGGCGGTAGGATGGGGCTTCCTTGCCCTGATTTCGTCGGCACAAACTCTCTCCCCTGGCGAAGTGAGCATACGAAGCTGGCCGTACAGCCCGCCTCTTCCACAGCTGCGGGTGCGAACAAATGAAGTCCAGGCCGGCGTGGTTGTTCGAGACAGCAAAGGGCAAGTGGTCAGTGGCTTGACTCAGCGCGATTTTGCGATTTACGACGACGGGAAGCAGCAATTCCTTTCCAGCTTTTCCGTCGAGCATCGCCAGGTATTCGACGCTTCCGGAGCCGTAGCGCCGCCCGCATCCGCGCAGCCGAATGCGCAACCGTCCGCACCGGCGCGCCCTCGCTATGTCGCTCTGTACTTTGACGATCTGAACACCGAGTTCGGCGAAATGCGCCATGTGCAGCTTGCCGCTGAAAATTTTCTTCGCACCGGCATAGGCCCTGACGACAAAATTGCACTTTTTACCTCATCGGGACTGCAAACCGTGAGTTTCACGCCGAACGCTCCAGAAATCATCAGCGCCGTTGAGGAACTCAAGTTTCACGGGCGCGCCATCAAGAGCAGCGGCTGCCCGCGCATCACGCCCTACGACGCTTATGTCATTTCCACCGAACCGAATCCTCCGATTACTGATCTAGGCAACATAGTAGGCTCTCCCACCTACCAGGCGGTTCTCGGCGAGGCGATTAAGTGCAACTGCGTCGACACGGGCAATTTCGGTGACGGTGGCACGTGCGCGACCAATCAGAGGCAGGTCATTGTAGTGGAGTCGCAGCAGATATGGGACTCCGTTCGCCAAATGTCACAGGACACGTTGAATTCTCTGCAAGCTGCAGTTGATTGCTTGGCGGACCGGCCCGGGGAGCGTATCCTCGTCTTGGCTTCCTCGGGCTTTTTGGCTGGCACGCTGGAGGATAAGGTTGACTCGATCCTGAACGACGCTCTGCACGCAGACATTGTCATCAACTCGCTCGATGCGAAAGGCCTGCTCACTTACACGGAAACCGAAGACAGAAATGACGGGGCGTACCAGGCAGTGTACAGAGCACAGAGCTTTGGCCAGTCCATGATGACCCTCACAGCCGCGATGGTCGACTTTGCGGTAGGCACAGGAGGTCGCTTTTTCCACAACCGCAACGACCTGGCCGCTGGCTACTATGCTCTTGCCGCCGCCCCGGAAACCGAGTACCTGCTCGGCTTTGTCCCGGGGAAGGAAGAATTCAACGCGAAATTTCATAAGCTGAAAGTGACCGTCAGCGCGCCCGGAAAATTCACTGTCCAGGCTCGTCCCGGCTACTTCGCGCCGTCCAAGGAAGCCCAGGAACAGGCGAGCCAGCCGACGGCCGAAGAGCAGATTGACGCAGAGGTGCGCAGCTCGCAGCAGCACAGTGATTTTCCTATAACAGTCAGCGAAAAGCCCTCAACTGCTAATGGCGCTCGTAAGCTGAACGTGCAGACTCACGTCGATATTCAGAAGCTGCCCTTTGAACTACAGAATAATCGGCACGTCGACATGCTCACCTTCGTGGCCGCACTATTTGACGCGCAGGGAAAAATGATCGCAGGCAAGGAAGCGCAGATGGAGTTGGCGCTGAAGCCGGAGACCTTCGAGCGATTTGCGAAGAGCGGGATCGATGGCGGGATGTCGTTGGAAGCGCCGCCGGGAGCGTATCGTCTGCCCGTGGTGGTCGAGGAAGCGCTGCGCGGCGAGATGAGCGCCATGAGCCGGAACGTCCAAATCCAATAA